TGGAATAGAGCATCTGGTTGAGCTGTTGGGAAACGTCCACCGGCGCGTAGCAGAGAGTGGAACCGGGATTTTTTGAGTCCACGCGCTGGGAGTTTTCTATCCAGAGGGCGTGGTTTTCCAGGTCCGGATTGGCCAGGCTGAGGAGGCCCATTTCCGTTTCAGCCGCGCGCAGGCGGTAAGAAGCCAAAGTTTCGGAGAGGGCATCGAAATTCGGCACTTGCTTGCTGTTGAGGCTGGAAAAGGCGTTGTTAAGTGCAGTGAGCTGCTTCTGAAAGTCTTTCCAGGCGAAAACCAGCCCGCCCAGCAGTTCGTAGAGCCGGGGAAAGTCGGCAGTGTCCTTGATGCGCAGTTTGCCGTAGGAATCGGCATTGCTGCAGCGTTCCTGGGCCTCCTGAAAGAGTTCCAGCGCCTGAGCGCGCAAGCCGGTGACCTGCTCCGCCAGATTCACGCAGTAAAGCTTGATCTGGTCTTTGGCGGCGTCGGTGATGACGCTCCTGTCCATGGCGGTTTCCAACTGATGGAGGAAGCCGGTTTTTTTGCGGCGGTAAGATTGGGAAAGCTGGTTGAAGAGGTTGGCCAGATCGGCGTGGGAAAGCTCCAGGCCGAGGTTGCGCGAGGCGGTGGCCATCAGGTTGTGGGCCTCATCCACCACCAGGTATCCGTATTCGCCGAGGGTGGTGTTTTCCATCAGGAGGTCGGCCAATAGCAGGGCATGGTTGGTGACCACAACGGAGGAGGTCTCGACGTGCTTGCGCAGGCTCATCACATAGCATCTGGAGGCGTGGGGGCATTTGCGTCCCGCGCAGAGATAACGGTCGGAACAGATCTTGCGCCAGACTGTGCTGAAGCGGTTTCGGTCGAAAGAGGAATTCTCGCTGACATCGCCGGAGATGGTGAGCATTTTCCAGACGAAGAGGTTGAGCAGGGACTGGGCTTCATAGGGCGAAATCCCCCTCGTCTGCTCCATCAGGAACTCCTCCCAGCGCCTTTCGCAGACATAGTTTTCGCGCCCCTTCACCAGGGCGGCTTTGAATGGCAGGGGCAGCATGGCCTTCAGTTGGGGCAAGTCCTTGTAAAAAAGCTGTTCCTGGAGGTTCTTGGTATTGGTGGAAACGACCACCTTGGTCTTTTGGCGGTGGGCAAAGGCGAGGGCCGGAACCAGGTAGGCAAAGGATTTTCCCACTCCGGTGCCGGCTTCCACGGCGAGATGCTTGCCTCCGCGAAAGGCGGCGTCGATCCCTTTGGCCATTTCCACCTGGCCGGCGCGGAACTCGAAATTGGGAAACTTTTGGGAGAGAAGGCCGGTGGGGGTGAAAACCTCATCGATGTCGAAATTCACGCCCGGGAGCTTGTTCTCAACCACGTTCGGTCTCGCCACGTCCGGCGAAGTGGGCTTTTTGCCGATGAGGGCGTAGCGGCGCTGATATTCAACGATGACGCGCAGGAAGTTGTATAGCGAGTTGTCGAGCTGGGCCTGTTTGGCCAGGTCCAGCAGGCGGGCGTTCGAGAGCATGGAATAGTGGCTGGCGATATGTTCAGACAGCCTTGCCAGCAGCAGCCCGGTGGCTTCGGCGTCCGCCCCGGCGCGGTGGGCGCTTTCCAGGGTGATGCCAAAATGGGCGGTCAGGGTCCCCAAACGATGGTCGGTGGTGAAGGGCAGGTAGGTCCTGGCGATTTCCACCGTGTCCCAGACGGGGCGCTGGATAAGGTCCCCACCGTGGAGGGCGGAATGGTGGTTCACGAAGCCGATGTCAAAGCCGGCGTTGTGGGCCACAAGGATGTCGTAGCCGATGAAGGCAAAGAACTGCTTCAGGGCTGTTTCCGCGTCCGGAGCGTCCTTCAGCTCCTGTGGGTCGATGTGGGTGAGGTATTGGATGAATTTGGGCACCTTTCCGCGGGGACGCACCAAGGTGGAAAAACGCTCCGTCACCTCACCACCGCGAAAGCGGACTGCGGCCAGCTCGATCAGTTCGTCGGTTTTGGGGTCCAGACCCGTGGTTTCGGTGTCGAAAGCCACATAGTTCAGTCTTTCGCTCAGGGGCGGGATGTCATTGGGTTCCAAATGTCCTCCGGATCAGCTTTCTTCCCTGTCCAAATTGTATCGTTTGAGTTTCTGGATAAGCCCCTGGCGCGAGATGCCCAGTTCCTTGGCGGCCTGGGTCTGATTCCAGTCCGTGGATTCCATGGCTTGCAGGATCATCTCGCGCTCTAGCTCTTCCATCGCGTCTTTGAGCGATTTGCGGCTGGAGAGCAGACTGATGGTTTTCTGGTTTTCAATGTAGCGGCGCACCTCATCCGAGAAATCCCGCGCCCGGATGAAAGCGCCGTCCTCAACCAGGGTCACAGCCCGCTCGATTTCGTTCTCCAACTGGCGCACGTTGCCGGGCCATTCATACTGTTCCAGCACTTTCATGGCGTCGTCGGAAAGGCCTTGAACCGATTTGCCGATGCGGGTGTTGTATTTATCCAGGAAATGGACGGCCAGCAGGGGAATGTCGCCGGTGCGGCGCTTCAGGGGCGGAACCTCGATGCGGATCACGTTCAGGCGGTAATAGAGGTCGAGGCGGAAATCGCCGGCACGCACCTTTTCCTCCAGGGAAGCGTTTGTGGCACAGACCACGCGGACGTTTACCTTTTCGGTCTTGGTGGCGCCCACGCGCTTGATTTCGCCTTCCTGGAGGAAGCGGAGCAGCTTGGCCTGAGTGCTTTGGCTGATGTCGGCGATTTCGTCCAGGAAAAAGGTGCCCCCGTCGGCAATCTCGAAGAGGCCCTTTTTATCGTAGGCCGCGCCGGTGAAGGAGCCTTTAACGTGGCCGAAGAGTTCGCTTTCCAGCAGGGTTTCCGGCAAAGCGCCGCAGTATTGGGCTACGAAAGCCTTGTTGCGCCTGTTGCTGCCGTAGTGTAAGGCCCGCGCTATCAGTTCCTTGCCTGTTCCGCTGGGGCCTTCCAGCAGTACCGTGGTGGGGGTGTCCTTCACCTTTTCAATTACCTCGAAGATCTTCATCATTTCCGGGCTTTTGCCGATGATGTTGGCGTAGAGGTTGCCCGCATGAAGTTGTTCGCGGATGGTGGCGTGGGTCTTTTCCAGGCTGGCGGAGCGGATGTTTTCTATGATAACGATAGCCTGGTTGCAGAGCGCGCTGAGCAGGTTGATGACGCGCTCGGAGAAATAGTGGGAGCCGCTCTGGCTGAAGAGCAGCACCACGCCCAAAACGTCCTTGCGAATAGCCAGGGGAATCACCACCAGATGGTTGTAGGAAGGCGCGAAGCGAGGCTGCTTGTGGTTTTCGATCTCGTTGGAGCGGTAAACCCGCGCACAGGCGTTCATAAAAACATCGTAATACTTGTTGTCCCTGGCGAAATTCTTGAACAGCTTGTAATCCCAGGAATCCGGAACCGTCTCGCTTCCGTGGAGGCAGAAGATGCCCCCGTCAGCCTCGGAAATCTCAATCAGGCTGTCCAGGGTGTGCTCTATTAGCACGTCTGAGTCGGTGAGCGTGTTCAGCTTCTGGGTGATTTCATAGAACTGGTTGAGCAGGTTTTCCTCGAACTGCAGGTCCTGCATCTGGGCTGAGTATTCCTTGGAAATCTTCTGCGTGAGGATGTCGTTTTGTTCCAGGAGTTTGATGGAGCCGTACTGCTGGATGATCTTCTTGTTGGCCTTGAGGATTTCCAGCGCTTTTTCCCATTCCTCGAGGTCGTAAAGCACCCCGGCCAGTTCATAATTTGCCAGCGAAAGCTCGTAGATATTGGCCGTTTCCACAAAAATCTCGATGGCCTCATGCAGGTGCTGCTTGGCGGCAGCCAGGTTTTTGCGCTCAAGCAGAGCGCGCAGGTAGTGGATTTTGCCTGTTTCAAAGGGTTTGTTTTGCTCCGCGGCCATCTTTTGGGCCTGGTTCAGATAATAGTCCGCGCTTTCGTGGTTGCGGGTGAGAATGAAGTAGTAGGCTTGCTTCTGGAAGCCTTCGATGATTTTGTCGCGGGCGTTGATGGATTTGAAGAAGTCCAGGCTTTCCACCAGGTAGGAATAGGCTTCCTTGAAGCGGTGAAGCTTGGTTAGCACGCTGCCGAGGTTGCCGTAAAGCTCTGCCTTGATGAAATCATCGCTCACCTGAGGCAGCAGTTCGAGGCCTTTGAAACAGAGGTCGAAAGCCAGATTCAGCTCGTTCTGCTTTTCATAAACCTCGCCCAGATTGGTGAAAGAGCGCAGCAGCCCCTCGATGAAATCGTTCTCCTCGCTTTTCTTGATGGCCTGTTCGTAAAGGGCGATGGACTGGTTCCAATCCCCTTTCTTGAACCAGAGGGCGCCAAGGTTGTTCAGCGTGGCCACGATGTTGCGGAAAAAACCGAAGTCGATGGCGGTCTGCAGCGATTTGGTGAGGGCTTCCTCGGCCTTGTCATATTCGTTGTGGTCCATCAGCGTGACGCCGATGTTGTTGTAGATATTGGTGATGTTGTAGGGCTCGTTGAGCATTTTTTGCAGTTTCAGGGCTTGTTCCAGATACTGCAGGGCTTTGTTGGCGTCGCCGGTGTCGTCCATCAGGCTGCCCAGGTTATTGTAGCAGACGCTGATGCCGTTCAGGTTGAATAGTTCCTGCTCCAGTTTCAGGCTACGCAGGAAATACTGCTCGCTGCGTTCCCAATCTCCCTGGAACATGTAAAGCACAGCCAGGTTGTTGTAGATAGCGGCCAGGCCTTTGTGATCCTTCGCCATGTTGTACAGGGTTTCGGCTTCTTTGAAGGCCTCCACGCTCTGGTCCCATTCATTCACGTAATAGTGGGTTTTGCCCTTGATCTTTTTAGCCTCGCCCTGAACCGTCCAGCGGAGATCCTTGTCCTCAATGGCGCTCATCTGGCGCACCACACTTTCCAGTTCCGCCAGGGCTGTCTCGAATTCCTCGGTTTCAGCCAGGATATCCGCCTTCAGCAGCAGGATTTTCACCTTCCAGTAAGGGTCGATGGAGTCCGGGGTGTATTTTTTGATGATTTCCAGAGCCAGGGCGGTGCTGTTCACGGCGAAGAGGTTGGAGGCCAGCATGTGCACGATTTCTTCCGCTGGAAGCGAGTTTTCCGTGCAGATGTGCAGGGCCTGGCGCAGATGCTCAGCCGCCTCGTCCATCTGGTTAAGGCCGGTGTGGGCGGCGGCGCAGCTCTGCTGGATGGCCAGCAGCTTCTCCGGCTTTTTGGTGTTTTTCAGTTGATAGCGGTAAAGCTCCAGCAGGTTCTCGTTGTCGTTGAGCAGGTAGAGTTCTTGGATCAGTCCTTCGAACAGCGCGGTGTTGTATTTGCGTTTTTGCATCATCAGCCGGATAAGCGTCTGACGGTGTTCGCAGTCCTTTGCCAGCAGCTCTGCGAGTTTATCGTAAAAAGCTCCGGAGAGGGCTTCGGGATTCTGCTTCAGCCAGGTGTCCAGGCTGGTTTTTTTCTGCACGGGATGGCCATCTTCCGCGCTTCCCAGCAATCCCGCCGCGCTCAGCGCTTCTAGGTCCTTCTTCAGCGTTTTGCCCAGGCCCAGCGCCCTAAGCCACTGCTCCGTGGCGTCATCTGCCAGGATGAACTTCGCCAGCAGCAGTTCGCGCTGCGCGGCGCTGAGGCTGGAAACATTCTCCAGATATATCTGCAGGGGGTCGTAACTGCGGTCCAGAAAAGGGCTGATGTCAAATTTGGCTTTGGGTTCGCGCTTCATTTCAGCGATAATGTGCTCCACCACCAGCAGATTCCCGTCGGAGATCTTTTGCAGGATTTCGCTTTCCTTAACAAAGCCCGGTTCCGCTTCCGGAAAGGTAAGCTGTAGAAGCTTTTGCAGGTCGTCAACATTCAGCGGGGGGATGAGTTCCGGCTCCGAAAAGCCAAAGAGGCGGTTTTGAGCCAGCACAACTATTTGGATGCCGCTTTCGGAGGCGTATTGCACCAGATACTGCAGATAATCGAGGGTGTAGGGGTCGAGTGCGTCGCCATCGTCGATCACCAGGGCGGCGGGTTTCAAAAGTTTTCTTTGGCTCAGCCGTTCGGTGAGGAAATAGAAAAAGTCATATTTGCGGCCGGTGCGGTAGCGGTCCTGGTGTTCCTTCAGCAGGGAGTCCAGTTCGGCGTTTTCCACGTCGCAAAGCAGCCTCAGAACGCGGTTGAACTGGTTGAAGAACAGCGGATGCGGGGAATAGTAGTTC
This region of Candidatus Cloacimonadota bacterium genomic DNA includes:
- a CDS encoding DEAD/DEAH box helicase family protein; its protein translation is MEPNDIPPLSERLNYVAFDTETTGLDPKTDELIELAAVRFRGGEVTERFSTLVRPRGKVPKFIQYLTHIDPQELKDAPDAETALKQFFAFIGYDILVAHNAGFDIGFVNHHSALHGGDLIQRPVWDTVEIARTYLPFTTDHRLGTLTAHFGITLESAHRAGADAEATGLLLARLSEHIASHYSMLSNARLLDLAKQAQLDNSLYNFLRVIVEYQRRYALIGKKPTSPDVARPNVVENKLPGVNFDIDEVFTPTGLLSQKFPNFEFRAGQVEMAKGIDAAFRGGKHLAVEAGTGVGKSFAYLVPALAFAHRQKTKVVVSTNTKNLQEQLFYKDLPQLKAMLPLPFKAALVKGRENYVCERRWEEFLMEQTRGISPYEAQSLLNLFVWKMLTISGDVSENSSFDRNRFSTVWRKICSDRYLCAGRKCPHASRCYVMSLRKHVETSSVVVTNHALLLADLLMENTTLGEYGYLVVDEAHNLMATASRNLGLELSHADLANLFNQLSQSYRRKKTGFLHQLETAMDRSVITDAAKDQIKLYCVNLAEQVTGLRAQALELFQEAQERCSNADSYGKLRIKDTADFPRLYELLGGLVFAWKDFQKQLTALNNAFSSLNSKQVPNFDALSETLASYRLRAAETEMGLLSLANPDLENHALWIENSQRVDSKNPGSTLCYAPVDVSQQLNQMLYSTVPSIIFTSATLALRGSFKYFFGQSGLSLVDPEKLDTAIVASPFDYDSQARLIVSSFLPEPRDRFFMNQALGCLEQLLASTDLGTMVLFTSYKDLNTVYDHVSEALYRRKRPFFAQGKAASRSSMLEEFKRHKNAVLLGTNSFWEGVDIQGESLSLLILFKLPFQVPSEPIVEALIDKLDREQKDSFMHFMLPNALLRLRQGFGRLIRSRGDRGIVLVMDSRVSNKYYGQYFKQVLPAKSLEMRSEVELLSEVSSFFGLT
- a CDS encoding sigma 54-interacting transcriptional regulator, whose amino-acid sequence is MSDRTVFQSLDFMTRRFPLNRLLNTLRNNSASHLIEINGGTGSGKTYLVKPLLEALGKSYKRVNYYSPHPLFFNQFNRVLRLLCDVENAELDSLLKEHQDRYRTGRKYDFFYFLTERLSQRKLLKPAALVIDDGDALDPYTLDYLQYLVQYASESGIQIVVLAQNRLFGFSEPELIPPLNVDDLQKLLQLTFPEAEPGFVKESEILQKISDGNLLVVEHIIAEMKREPKAKFDISPFLDRSYDPLQIYLENVSSLSAAQRELLLAKFILADDATEQWLRALGLGKTLKKDLEALSAAGLLGSAEDGHPVQKKTSLDTWLKQNPEALSGAFYDKLAELLAKDCEHRQTLIRLMMQKRKYNTALFEGLIQELYLLNDNENLLELYRYQLKNTKKPEKLLAIQQSCAAAHTGLNQMDEAAEHLRQALHICTENSLPAEEIVHMLASNLFAVNSTALALEIIKKYTPDSIDPYWKVKILLLKADILAETEEFETALAELESVVRQMSAIEDKDLRWTVQGEAKKIKGKTHYYVNEWDQSVEAFKEAETLYNMAKDHKGLAAIYNNLAVLYMFQGDWERSEQYFLRSLKLEQELFNLNGISVCYNNLGSLMDDTGDANKALQYLEQALKLQKMLNEPYNITNIYNNIGVTLMDHNEYDKAEEALTKSLQTAIDFGFFRNIVATLNNLGALWFKKGDWNQSIALYEQAIKKSEENDFIEGLLRSFTNLGEVYEKQNELNLAFDLCFKGLELLPQVSDDFIKAELYGNLGSVLTKLHRFKEAYSYLVESLDFFKSINARDKIIEGFQKQAYYFILTRNHESADYYLNQAQKMAAEQNKPFETGKIHYLRALLERKNLAAAKQHLHEAIEIFVETANIYELSLANYELAGVLYDLEEWEKALEILKANKKIIQQYGSIKLLEQNDILTQKISKEYSAQMQDLQFEENLLNQFYEITQKLNTLTDSDVLIEHTLDSLIEISEADGGIFCLHGSETVPDSWDYKLFKNFARDNKYYDVFMNACARVYRSNEIENHKQPRFAPSYNHLVVIPLAIRKDVLGVVLLFSQSGSHYFSERVINLLSALCNQAIVIIENIRSASLEKTHATIREQLHAGNLYANIIGKSPEMMKIFEVIEKVKDTPTTVLLEGPSGTGKELIARALHYGSNRRNKAFVAQYCGALPETLLESELFGHVKGSFTGAAYDKKGLFEIADGGTFFLDEIADISQSTQAKLLRFLQEGEIKRVGATKTEKVNVRVVCATNASLEEKVRAGDFRLDLYYRLNVIRIEVPPLKRRTGDIPLLAVHFLDKYNTRIGKSVQGLSDDAMKVLEQYEWPGNVRQLENEIERAVTLVEDGAFIRARDFSDEVRRYIENQKTISLLSSRKSLKDAMEELEREMILQAMESTDWNQTQAAKELGISRQGLIQKLKRYNLDREES